CCACGTGCTCGAACGCGTCGGCGGCCTCTTCCAGCACGTCGACGACCTGCTTGAGCTTCAGCACCTCGATCGCCTCGTACTGGCCGGAGAACAGGTGGGCCAGCAGCTTGCGGTGGATCTGGTCCGCCTGGTTCTCCAGCCGGTTGACCTCGATCCAGTACTCGGTGAGGTTGGACATCGACCGCAGGTTGGGCATCGCCTCCGCGGTCAGCTCGGCGGCCCGGGCCAGCACCTCGATCTGCTGCTCGATGCCCTTGGGGAGGGTCTCGATGTCGTACAGCACTACCAGGTCGACGGCCTCCTCCATGAAGTCCATGATGTCGTCCAGCGAGGACGCCAGGTTGTAGATGTCCTCGCGGTCGAACGGGGTGATGAACGAGGAGTTCAGCTGGTGGAAGATCGCATGGGTGGTGTCGTCCCCGGCGTGCTCGGCGGCGCGCATGCGCTCGACGATCTCCGCGCGGGCGGACACGTCCGAGCCCAGTAGTTCCAGGAGGAGCTTCGATCCGACGACCAGGTTCTCCGCAGCCGCGGCGAACATGTCGTAGAAGCTCGTCTCCTTCGGGGTCAGGCTAAAACGCACGGATATCTCCGATGTGCGGGGTCGGTACTTGACGATGCTAGGCGCACGCCCACAGTGGATGGACACGGGGTTGCCGACGCGCGCCCTAAGTGTGTCCCAGGACACGCCGGTTTGCTCCCGCCCTGCACGGGGATCTCTGACCTGACGCCCGGACGGCGGAACAGCGATCCGGCGCCACGTGTTGGAAGATGTGCCGAGTACCGAGACCTGGAGGGCGGACCGGATGACCACGATCGACACCCCGAGCACCGACAGCGCACCGGCCTGCCACGGGGCGCCGTCGGCCACCGGGCCGCACGGCTACAGCGGCGAGAAGGAGGCGCACCTCAAGCGGCTGCGCCGGATCGAGGGTCAGGTCCGCGGCCTGCAGCGGATGGTCGACGAGGACGTCTACTGCATCGACATCCTCACCCAGGTGTCCGCCTCCACCAAGGCCCTGCAGTCCTTCGCGCTCTCTCTGCTGGAGGAGCACCTGCGGCACTGCGTGGCCGCCGCGGCCGCCGCCGAGGACGGCGGCGAGGAGCTGAACGCCAAGGTCGCCGAGGCCAGCGCGGCCATCGCCCGACTGCTGCGGACCTGACCCGGCCCGCCGCTGACGCCGCAGCAGGCTGACGGGCGGTCAGTGCGCCGGCTGCTCGGTGCCGGGCTCGCCGTCCCCCTCCCGGCGGGCGAGCAGGACCTCGTCGATCTGCTCGGCGGCCAGCCGCTCCGCGCGGCTGGCCGAGGCGGCGATCATTAGCTCGCCGGTCAGGTCGATCTCGTCCAGCGCGGCTCTGTCGTGGCCGGCGGCGCCGCTCTCCCCGGATGCCATGGCCTCCACCCCTTTCCGCGCCCCGTCCGTGCACCGCCGCGCCTGTCCCGCCCGCTACCAGCGTAGGGAGCGGGCGGCCGGGCCACATGGCACGGACGGGCCATCTCTGCCGTCCGAAACGGGTGGGGAGGTCACTTCGGCGAGGGGGACGCCTTCATCGAGTAGATGTCGGCGGCGGCGGGCTCGGCGGCGTCCACCGGCTTGCCGAACTCGGTCAGCGCCAGCGTCGAGACCACCTTGACCTGGTCCTTCGCGGCCGTGGACCCGGCCACCCCGGCGAAGGTGAAGTTCTCCACCACCTTGTGCAGCCGGCCCTGGCCGTCCAGCCACACCTCGTACGGGACCTCCTTCACCGTGAAGGTCTGGCCCGCCATCCGCAGGCCGTCCGCCCCGCGTCCGCCGGTCGCGTCCGCCGCCTTGGCGAGGTCCAGGACGCCCTTGAAGTGCTTGAGCTCCACGCCGTCCACCGTCTCGGAGCCGACCAGCTCGGCGGTCTGCGCGCCGCGCAGCGCGCCCGCGGCGGTGGCCGGGTCGGTGGCGCCGGAGCTGACCAGGTTGCCGTCCGGGAGCTGGCGGACGTCCAGCTTCACCCACTTGCCCTCGGGGATCTTCGCGCCGCTGTTCTGCAGGTAGACCGTGCCGGGCAGCACCACCTCGGTGATCTTCCCGGTGGTGGCGGCGCCGGGCGGGACGTCGATCTCCAGCCGGCCCAGCCGCTTCACGTAGTCGTAGCCGCCGGCGCCGTTGAACACCGCCTTCTTCTCGGCGGACTCGGTGGTCAGCTCGGTCACCGCGTGCGCCGAGCCGGTGCGGCCGGTGATGTCGGCGGCCGAGCGGACCGCGGTCAGCGGGTCGGCGGACAGCTCGTCCGCCGAGCTGCCCCGGGTCTCCCCGCCGCCGGTGCAGGCGGACAGCACGGTGACGAGCAGGGCCGCGGCAGCGGCAAGGTTGAGCTTCTTCACTTCTTCGACAACCCCCTCGGGCCCCGGATGACCCGGCAAGCAGCCGCCCCGGATGGGCAGAGCGCTTGCCAGGCAAACGAGTTGGGGCGCGGAAGGTTACGCGACCGTTCACCGGACACGCGTTTCGCCGCGCCGCACGCGCGGGTTACGGTGAAACACGTGGCAGAGCAGCGGCCGGAGGCGACCGGCACCGCGCCGCGGGCCGACCACCCCGAGGAGCACCGCACCGAGGTGGTCGAGCGCGGCTCGTTCACCTTCGCGCAGTGCAGCTGTGGATGGTTCGCGCCCGGGCGGCGCTCCCGCGACAAGGCCCGGCGGGACGCCGCGGAACACCTGGCCGACCCCGGCTGACCGGGAGCCGTACCGGCTCAGGCCGCCAGATCGGAGTCCCGGTCGGCCCCGCGCCGGTCCGCCCGCGTTTGACGGCGGGTCGGCGCCTCCGGCGCGCGCCCCTGCCGCCGGCGGCCGGAGCCGGCCGGCGGGGCGGCGACCACCAGCGGCCGCAGCGCGGTGCGGGACAGAGCGTGGCAGAGCGGCACCAGGACCGCCATCGCGATCGGCGCGAGCAGCAGCACCACGGCGGTGGCCAGCGCGTAGCCGCCGAGCACGTCGGTCGGGTAGTGCACGCCGACGAACAGCCGGCAGAAGCCCTGCAGCAGGGCGAGCGCGCCGGCCGCCACGCCGAGCCTGCGGTTCACCAGGAACAGCGCGACGGCGATGCCCATGGACATCGCGGAGTGGTCGCTGACGAAGGAGAGGGTGTCCTCCTTGCCGGGGACCAGCACGTCCAGTTCGGGGTGGTCGACGAATGGGCGGGGACGGTCGACGATCGCCGAGATCGGCAGGTTGGCGAGCTCGGAGACGGCGACGGCCAGCGGCGCCCACAGCACCCCGGCCACCGCCACCGGGGCGTCCGGGCGGCGGCGGGCGCCCAGCCAGGCGACCAGCCCGATCGCTGCCAGGCCCAGCAGGATGCCGTACTCGGCGGTCCAGGCCACCAGCGAGTCCAGCCAGCCGGGCGCGTCGGCGGCCAGCCCGTTGACGGCCTTCAGCAGCTCGAGGTCGGGGTCGCCCGAACCGGCTGCCGCGTCGGCGAGCAGCGTGGGCACGCCGCACCTCCCTGTCCGCGCTCCGCAGTGGTTCCCGGCCGGGTGCTCTTCCGGGTGCGGAGGACCCGGGCAGCATCCTGAGTCAACGCGATCAAGGGCGTCGTGGTTTCCGGTGAAACGCGGTGTTATGCAAAATTGACTGACTGTCCACCACTCATGCACATGACCAATGAACGGATCGTCAGCCGACCTTCGGGGCCTCGGGCTTCGTGATGGTCCCGTTGTCCAGGTTGCGGTTGGGCAGCGCGGCGGCCCCGTCCGAGGTGACCCGGGTCGCGCCGATGTAGTCCTTCTGGTCGATGGTGTCGTAGCGGACCTTGGCCCCGGTGTGCGGGGCGTCGATCATGTAGCCGCCGCCGACGTAGATGCCGACGTGGTGGATGGTCCGCGGATCGTCCAGGTCGTTGGCGAAGAACACCAGGTCACCCGGCCGGAGTTGGTCCCGCGACGGGTGCGGCCCGGCATACCACTGGTCGTTGGCCACCCGGGGCAGCTCGATGCCGACGCTCAGGTACGCGGCCTGGGTGAGGCCCGAGCAGTCGAACCGGCCGCTCTCCCACGTCTTCCCGGTGCCGCCCCACAGGTAGTCGGTGCCGAGCTTGCTCTGCGCGAACCAGATCGCCCCGGTGGCCTCCCGGGACAGCGCCAGCTGCACACCGGCCGAGACGGGCGCGGTGAAGGACTTGGCGAGCGCCTGGATGCTGCGCACGTAGCCCTGGGTCTCCTTGTACGGAGGCACCCCCTGGTACTTGAGCACCGGGTCCGTGCCGGCGTTGTAGGCGGCCAGCATGTTCGCCTGCCGGTCCCCGGGGACGTTCGCGATCCACTTGGCGATGCGGCAGTCGTAGCTCGCGGCCGAGGCGATCGCGTCGAGCGGGTTCCACGGATCCCGCTTCCCGTCGCCGTCGCCGTCCACGCCCTCCTGCACCCAGGTTCCCGGCATGAACTGTGCGAGGCCCTCCGCCCCGACCTGGCTCTTCGCCTGCGGGTCGAACCCGCTCTCCTGGTAGAGCTGCGCCGCCAGCAGCGGTGCGGAGATCTCCGGGCAGAGCCGGCCCCAGTTCTGGATCTGCGGCCGGAACGCCGCGGGCACCGTTCCGGCGGACAGCGCGAGATCGCCCGAGGAGCGTTCGGGAACCCCACTCGCCGCATACGTCCCGAGCGTCACCACGCCGACGAAGCCGATGGCCACCACCGCCGTCGCGGCACCGGCCAGCCGAGCCTTCCGGAGCACCATCCAGCACCATCCCCGACGGAGCGTCAGCTGCCATGTCCTGTTGCGTCATTGCCCGGTGCAATCATCACAGATACCAAGGACGGGCAGTATCCTCGAACCACCGGACATCCTGGCGGAGGTGTCGGGACGGCGGCGAGCAATCCGCGAGAAGCAGCCAAGTCGACGTCAGATCCGGCCAAGAATAGGACCTGCCCCTTCGCTCGACCGTGGTCCGGGGCCTTGAATTTCCTGAGCGGGCGGTGAGATGGGATGAACCTGAACGTGGACAGCACAGTGATCCGGCACTTGGCGGAGGACCCGCCGAAGAAGGCCGACATCGACACCATCATCGGCGGCATCGCCCCCGACTGGGGCCCCTTCGCCTCCCTCGGCTCCTCGGCCCGGGTGATGGTCCAGGTCGTGATGGCCGTCGCCATCCTGGCCTGCCTCGCGCTCGCGATCTGGGGCGCCGCCAAGCAGCGGATCGGCGCCACCGCGATGCGCGACACCTTCAGCGCCGAACAGGGCAAGGGACTGATCATCGCCGGCCTGACCGGCGTGTTCATCATCGGATCGCTCGGCACCCTGTTCACCATTGTGTACGGCATGGCCATCTGACGATCGGACAACTCCCGCTCCACCGGCCCGATCCGCGCTCCTGAGCCTGCCCACCCACCCCGACACCGAGAACCACCCGTCACGCCACCGCGCGCCCCGCGCGGTGGCGCCGCACCAGGAGGGCCCCGTGCCGTTGTCCGACGACCAGCCGCACACCCGTACGCGGCTACCGGTCGCCGAACAGACCGCCCCCGTGACCGGCCGTCAGGCCCGGCCGCTGCGCACCCTCCTGACCGTCCTCGCCGTCGTCACCCTGCTGGTCGTCGCCGTCTCGATCGCCAACCGGAGCAAGCCCGACCCCGGCCGCAGCACCGGCGCCACCTCCGGCGACCGCGCCACCGCCGCCACCCCCGACCGGACCGCCGCCAGCGGACAGCAACCCGCCACCGGCACCGCGAACGGCATCGCCACCGGCTACCCCCACACCGAGCAGGGGGCGCAGTCGGCAGCCGCCAACTACGCGGTCGCCCTGGGCTCCACCGAGATGTTCCGCACGGACGGCCGGCGGACCGTGCTGGCGACGCTGGCCGATCCGACCGTGCTGCCCGCCCTGCAGACCCGACTGGACGAAGCGTTCTCGCCGGAGACCAACGCCCGGTACGGGCTCGATGCCCAGGGCAAGGCACCCAAGAACCTCACCTTCATCAGCCGCACCGTGCCGGTGGGCGCGGACCTGACGAACTATTCGGACACCGGGACCAAGGTCGACGTGTGGTGCAACTCGCTGCTCGGTCTGACCGGCCTGACCTCGACCGTCCCGGTCACCGAGAACTGGTACACGCTCAGCGTCACGCTGCGCTGGACCGGAAGCGACTGGAAGCTCATCGACTACGGCCGGAAGGCAGGCCCGGCTCCGTTGCCCGCAGATCAACAGGCCGCGACCTCGGAGGAGATCACGGGTGCCGTCCAGCAGTTCGGAGGTTTCCGCTATGCGCGGTGACGGAGCGGGCGGTGGCCGCATCCGCCGTGTCGCAGTCCTGGCGGGGGCCACCGCCGTGCTGCAGATGGCCATGCTCGCGGCCGCCCGGATCGTCGCAGCCGAGCCGAGTCCGACCCCGAGCCCCAGCTCGACCTGCAAGGTGGACGTTCCGGTACCTGGCGCCGACAAGCTGTGCGCTCCGCCCGGGGCGACGGTGATTCCTGGGGGGGATTCGGTTTCTTCGGTGACGGATCCGTTGGGGTCGTTGGCGAAGGGGTGTGCGCAGGCGGCGGCCTGGGTGGTGCGGCAGCTCTCGGGGGCGATCGACGGGACGACCAAGGTCGACTTCACGAATGCGGCGTTCCTGCAGCAGTACGCGGTGGTGTTCGCGGTGTCGACGGTGGTGACGCTGGTGCTGTGGCTGCTGGCGGTGACGAAGCGGGCGGTGCGCGGGGCGCCGTTGGGCCAGGCGTTCGGCGAGGCGGTCGGGTTCCTGTGGTTGACGGTGATCGCTTCGGCGTTCACGCCGCTGATCCTGTACACGGTGGTGACGGTCACCGACGGGCTGACGGACGCGATCGCGGTGGGGACGAAGTCGGACACCGGGACGTACCTGGGCGGGTTCGCGGACACCCTGGAGAAGGGGAGCATCGGCGGCGGCCCGCTGATCCTGATCATGGTGTCGCTGGTGGCGGTGCTGGCCGCGGCGGTGCTGTGGATCGAGCTGGTGATCCGCGCGGCGATGCTGTACGTGGGCGCGCTGCTGGGGACGGCGGTGTACGCGGGGCTGGTGGACAAGCAGCTGTGGAAGCACGTGCGCCGGTGGGCGGCGATGATGCTGGCGATCGACCTGGCCAAGCCGATCATCGTGATCATCCTGGGGCTGGCGGGCGCGGTGGCGACCGGCGCGGGGGCGGACGACGACTTCGCGCGGGTGCTGAGCGGGCTGGCGATCCTGTTCCTGTCGATCTTCGCGAGTGCCGCGGTGTACCGCTTCGTGCCGGGCTTCGGCGACGAGTTGATGGCGATGCGGGGGGCCCGGGCCAGTGCGGTGCAGGCGGGCAGCGCGATGATCAACGGGCCGGCGAACTTCGTGAAGCAGGGCATCTCGACGCACGGTTCGCGCGGCGGCCCGCAGGCGGCGAACGCCTCGCCGGGCGCGGGCGGCGGCGGGGTGGGGTCGGGCATCGCGGCGCACGCGGCCCGTCCGGCGAACCCCGGTCCGCCTCCGCAGTCCTCCGTCCAGGCTCCGGTCAACAACCCGAAGGGAGGGTGACGGGTAGATGAGCAGCGACCAGCTCGGCCAGTACGGCGCCCAGTACGCCCAGCCTTACGCCCATCAGCGCCGCAGCTACCTGATCGGCAAGGCGCGGCCGAACGCGCCGATCGGGCGCAACCGGGAGACCGGCGAGATCGTGCTGATCATCGCGGGCGCGGGCCTCGGCATGGTGTGGGGTCTGGTGCCGAGCCTGCTGCCGCTGCGGATCGCCGGGCTGGTGGGCTTCCCGCTGCTGGCGATCATGGCGGTGTACGTGCCGTACCGGCGCCGGACGTTCTACAAGTGGGTGGAGATCAACCGGACGTACCGGCGCACGGTGCGCAGCGGCCGGGCGCTGTGGAAGCCGGACGTGCACGAGGCGGGGACGCGGCTGGACGGGCGCGAGGTGGAGGTCGGCCCGCCGCCGGGGGTGGGGCGGCTGCGCTGGCTGGCGGCGCCGTTCGGGCCGGACGAGGTCGCGGTGCTGATGCACCTGGAGCGGCGGACGGTGACGGCGGCGATCGAGATCGAGGGCCCGGGCGTGGGCCTGCGGGACTCGGAGGACCAGGAGGCGCTGGTCGACCGGTTCGGCACGCTGCTGAAGCACGTGGCCAACGGCGACGGCTTCGTGACGCGGCTGCAGATCCTGGCCCGGACGCTGCCGGCCGACCCGGACGCGCACGCCAAGGACGTGGAGCGGCGGGGCGACCACGCGGCGCCGCGCTGGCTGCAGGACAGCTACGACCAGTTGCAGTCGATGGTGTCGACCTCCTCGGAGCAGCACCGGGCGTACCTGGTGGCGTGCATGCACTACACCCGGGACCTGGCCTCCGAGGCGCACGCGATGGGGCGGACGGCGTACGGGCGCAGCGAGGGGAAGCGGGACCGCAGCGACGACGGTCTGGCGACCGTGATGGCGCGTGAACTGACGGACATCTGCGCCCGGTTGGCGGAGGCGGACATCCGGGTGCGGCAGCCGCTGGGGCAGGCCCGGCTGGCGTCGCTGATCCACTCGATGTACGACCCGGACCACCCGATCGACCACATCCAGGCGATGAGCCGGCGCAATGCCTGGCCGGCCGAACTGGACGCCACGCATCCGCAGTTCCTGCAGGCGAAGACCCGGGAGGCGGCGACCCGGGAGCCCTGGTGCCACGCCACCGCGTGGATCAAGGAGTGGCCGCTGACCCCGGTCGGGGTGAACTTCCTGGCGCCGCTGCTGGTGCACACCCCGGACGTGATCCGGACGGTCGCGGTCACCATGGACCTGGAGCCGACCGACGTGGCGATCGAGCGGATGCTGACCGAGAAGACCAACGACGAGGCGGAGGCCAGCCGGGCGGCGAAGATGAACCGCACGGTGGACCCGCGCGACCTGGCGCACACCGGCCGGGTGGACCAGCGCGGCGACGACCTGGCGTCCGGCGCGGCCGGGGTGAACCTGGTGGGCTACCTGACGGTGTCCTCGCGCAGCCCGGAGGCGCTGGCCCGGGACAAGCGGACCATCCGGGCCTCGGCTGGCAAGAGCTACCTGAAGCTGGAGTGGTGCGACCGCGAGCACCACCGGGCGTTCGCCAACACCCTGCCGTTCGCCACCGGCATCCGCCGCTGACGCCGCTGACTCCCGGAGGCCCGTCGATGCTCGGCAAGCTCACCGAATCCTTCACCAGCACCCTGTTCGGCCGGGTGGAGACCACCCGGCTGCCGGTGCGCACCTCCAGCGGGCAGGCGCAGGCGGTGTACCTGCCGACGGCGGCGCCCGGCCTGGGCGACTCCGGGGTGATCATCGGCCGCGAGGTGTACAGCGGCAAGGGCTACGTCTACGACCCGTTCCAGCTGTACGGCCAGCAGCTGCCGGCCCCGCACTGGCTGGTGCTGGGGGAGTCCGGCAACGGCAAGTCGGCGCTGGAGAAGACGTACGTGCTGCGGCAGTTGAGGTTCCGCGACCGCCAGGTGGTGGTGCTGGACGCGCAGGGCGAGGACGGCGTCGGCGAGTGGAACCTGATCGCGGACGCGCTGGGGATAAAGTCCATCCGGCTGGACCCGATGGCGGCCCGGGACGGCGGGGTGAAGCTCAACCCGCTGGACCCGGCGATCACCACCACCGGGCAGCTGTCGCTGCTGCGCACCATCATCGAGGTGGCGATGGGCCGCCCGCTGGAGGAGCGGGCCGGCTTCGCGCTGAAGGCCGCGCACGCGTACGTGCACACCACGGTGAAGGACCGTCAGCCGGTGCTGAACGACATCATCGACACGCTGCGCAGCCCCGACCTGTCGGCGGTGGAGTCGCTGGGCGTGGAGGTCGGTGAGGTGCAGTCCTGGGGCCTGGACGTGGCGCTGGTGCTGGACCGGCTGGTCGACGGCGACCTGCGCGGCATGTTCGACGGGCCGACCACGGCCGGCATCGACCTGGACGCGCCGCTGATCGTCTTCGACCTGTCGCACATCGACCGGAACTCGATCGCGATGCCGATCCTGATGGCGATCGTCGGGGTGTGGCTGGAGCACACCTGGCTGCGGCCGGACCGGGTGAAGCGGATCTTCCTGGTCGAGGAGGCCTGGCACATCATCAACAGCCCGTTCGTGGCGCAGCTGTTCCAGCGGCTGCTGAAGTTCGGGCGGCGGCTCGGCCTGTCCTTCGTGGCGGTGGTGCACCACCTGTCGGACGTGGTGGACGGCGCTGCGGCGAAGGAGGCGTCGGCGATCCTGAAGATGTCCTCCACCCGCACCATCTACATGCAGAAGGCCGACGAGGCGCGGCACACCGGCCGGGTGCTGGGCCTGCCGCGCTGGGCGGTGGAGATCATCCCGACCCTGTCGCCCGGCATCGCGGTCTGGGACGTCAACGGCAACGTCCAGGTGGTCAAGCACATCATCACCGACACCGAGCGCCCGCTGGTGTACACCGACCGCGCGATGACCGAGGACGCGGTGGCCGAACGGGACCGCGCCGACCAGCAGTTGGCGGCGCAGCCACGGATCTGACGGCCCGCCGGGGGGCGGCCGGCGGAGCAGTCGTCAGCTGGCGGATACCAGCTCGTTACCCGCGAGTTCCTGACAGCTACGCGCGTTGACCCTAGGCTGCCTCCCAGACAACGCCAGGCCGCTCCGCTGCGGCCCCGACGGTGCAGGGGACAGCCATGCCCAATTCCGGTACCACCGGCCGCCGTACGACCGCGCTCGCGGTCGCCGCGGCCGCCGCCCTCTTCGGCACGATGGCCCTCCCGGCCACCGCCGAGGCCCACGGCCGAGGCCACGACAAGCCCAAGTACGAGGACCTGCAGCTCCTCGCCATCAACGACCTGCACGGCAACCTGGAGCCCCCGGCGGGCTCCTCCGGCACGGTCAACGAGATCGACGCCACCACCGGCAAGACCGTCGCCACCCCCGCCGGCGGCGTCGAGTACCTGGCCACCGCGCTGCGCCAGGCCCGCGAGGGCCACCGCAACAGCGTCACCGTCGCCGCCGGCGACCTGGTCGGCGCCAGCCCGCTGATCTCCGGCCTGTTCCACGACGAGCCGACCATCGAGGCGATGAACAAGGTCGGCCTGGACGTCACCTCGGTCGGCAACCACGAGTTCGACGAGGGCTCGGCCGAGCTGCTGCGCATGGAGAACGGCGGCTGCCACCCGACCGACGGCTGCTACGAGAACGGCCGCACGTTCGAGGGCGCCGACTTCCCGTACCTGGCGGCCAACGTCACCAGCGAGAAGACCGGCAAGCCGATCCTCAAGCCGTACTGGGTGAAGAACGTCCACGGCATCAAGGTGGGCTTCATCGGCGTGACCCTGGAGGGCACCCCGAACATCGTCACCGCCGAGGGCGTCAAGGGCCTGAAGTTCGGCAACGAGGTCGACACCATCAACAGGTACACCGCCGAGCTGAAGCGCCAGGGCGTCAAGTCGGTGGTGGCCCTGATCCACGAGGGCGGCTACCCGGCCAGCAACGTCTACAACTACGACTGCGGCGCGGGCGGCT
The DNA window shown above is from Streptomyces sp. TLI_171 and carries:
- a CDS encoding DUF47 domain-containing protein: MRFSLTPKETSFYDMFAAAAENLVVGSKLLLELLGSDVSARAEIVERMRAAEHAGDDTTHAIFHQLNSSFITPFDREDIYNLASSLDDIMDFMEEAVDLVVLYDIETLPKGIEQQIEVLARAAELTAEAMPNLRSMSNLTEYWIEVNRLENQADQIHRKLLAHLFSGQYEAIEVLKLKQVVDVLEEAADAFEHVANTVETIAVKES
- a CDS encoding metal-sensitive transcriptional regulator; amino-acid sequence: MTTIDTPSTDSAPACHGAPSATGPHGYSGEKEAHLKRLRRIEGQVRGLQRMVDEDVYCIDILTQVSASTKALQSFALSLLEEHLRHCVAAAAAAEDGGEELNAKVAEASAAIARLLRT
- a CDS encoding phosphatase PAP2 family protein, with translation MPTLLADAAAGSGDPDLELLKAVNGLAADAPGWLDSLVAWTAEYGILLGLAAIGLVAWLGARRRPDAPVAVAGVLWAPLAVAVSELANLPISAIVDRPRPFVDHPELDVLVPGKEDTLSFVSDHSAMSMGIAVALFLVNRRLGVAAGALALLQGFCRLFVGVHYPTDVLGGYALATAVVLLLAPIAMAVLVPLCHALSRTALRPLVVAAPPAGSGRRRQGRAPEAPTRRQTRADRRGADRDSDLAA
- a CDS encoding bifunctional lytic transglycosylase/C40 family peptidase, producing the protein MVLRKARLAGAATAVVAIGFVGVVTLGTYAASGVPERSSGDLALSAGTVPAAFRPQIQNWGRLCPEISAPLLAAQLYQESGFDPQAKSQVGAEGLAQFMPGTWVQEGVDGDGDGKRDPWNPLDAIASAASYDCRIAKWIANVPGDRQANMLAAYNAGTDPVLKYQGVPPYKETQGYVRSIQALAKSFTAPVSAGVQLALSREATGAIWFAQSKLGTDYLWGGTGKTWESGRFDCSGLTQAAYLSVGIELPRVANDQWYAGPHPSRDQLRPGDLVFFANDLDDPRTIHHVGIYVGGGYMIDAPHTGAKVRYDTIDQKDYIGATRVTSDGAAALPNRNLDNGTITKPEAPKVG
- a CDS encoding SCO6880 family protein, which codes for MSSDQLGQYGAQYAQPYAHQRRSYLIGKARPNAPIGRNRETGEIVLIIAGAGLGMVWGLVPSLLPLRIAGLVGFPLLAIMAVYVPYRRRTFYKWVEINRTYRRTVRSGRALWKPDVHEAGTRLDGREVEVGPPPGVGRLRWLAAPFGPDEVAVLMHLERRTVTAAIEIEGPGVGLRDSEDQEALVDRFGTLLKHVANGDGFVTRLQILARTLPADPDAHAKDVERRGDHAAPRWLQDSYDQLQSMVSTSSEQHRAYLVACMHYTRDLASEAHAMGRTAYGRSEGKRDRSDDGLATVMARELTDICARLAEADIRVRQPLGQARLASLIHSMYDPDHPIDHIQAMSRRNAWPAELDATHPQFLQAKTREAATREPWCHATAWIKEWPLTPVGVNFLAPLLVHTPDVIRTVAVTMDLEPTDVAIERMLTEKTNDEAEASRAAKMNRTVDPRDLAHTGRVDQRGDDLASGAAGVNLVGYLTVSSRSPEALARDKRTIRASAGKSYLKLEWCDREHHRAFANTLPFATGIRR
- a CDS encoding ATP-binding protein, giving the protein MLGKLTESFTSTLFGRVETTRLPVRTSSGQAQAVYLPTAAPGLGDSGVIIGREVYSGKGYVYDPFQLYGQQLPAPHWLVLGESGNGKSALEKTYVLRQLRFRDRQVVVLDAQGEDGVGEWNLIADALGIKSIRLDPMAARDGGVKLNPLDPAITTTGQLSLLRTIIEVAMGRPLEERAGFALKAAHAYVHTTVKDRQPVLNDIIDTLRSPDLSAVESLGVEVGEVQSWGLDVALVLDRLVDGDLRGMFDGPTTAGIDLDAPLIVFDLSHIDRNSIAMPILMAIVGVWLEHTWLRPDRVKRIFLVEEAWHIINSPFVAQLFQRLLKFGRRLGLSFVAVVHHLSDVVDGAAAKEASAILKMSSTRTIYMQKADEARHTGRVLGLPRWAVEIIPTLSPGIAVWDVNGNVQVVKHIITDTERPLVYTDRAMTEDAVAERDRADQQLAAQPRI